A region of the Arthrobacter sp. FW306-07-I genome:
CTCCGCCTGGGCCAACCGGCACCGCAAATGGCTCTTCGCGGCCCCGGCCATGATCTTCGTCGGTGTGCTGATCATTTTTCCGCTTGCCTGGACCCTTTACCTCAGCCTTACCGACTCCCAAGGCTCCGTCCGGGCCGCCACCGAGTTCATCGGGCTGCAGAACTACCTCACGGTCCTCAGCGACACCGAGCGTTTCTGGCCCGCGGTGGGCCGCACCCTGGCCTTCACCGGCGTAGCCCTGGCCTTTGAAGTGGTGCTGGGCATGGGCATCGCGTTGCTCCTCTGGCGGCCGTTCCGGGGTGAAAAGTGGGTCCGCGTGGCCATCCTGTTGCCGCTGGTGGCAACCCCTGTGGCCGTCGGCATGATGTGGCGGCTGATCTTCGACCCCAACATCGGCTTCGTCAACCAGCTCCTGGGCATGGTGGGCATCCCGCCCCAGCCGTGGCTGTCCGGCCAGGACACTGCCCTGGGCACCACCATCTTCATGGACGTCTGGCAGTGGACCCCCATGGTGGTCCTGATCCTGCTGGCCGGCCTGACCTCGCTGTCCGACGAACCGGACGAGGCCGCACGCGTGGACGGTGCCAACGCCTTCCAGCGCTTCTTCTACATCACCCTGCCCCTCATGATGCCCACCGTGATCGTGGCCATCCTGCTGCGCGGCATCGATGCCCTGAAGACCTTCGACATCCTTTACGCCACCAAGGGCAAGGGCGGCGGCTCGTTCCACGAAGTGGAAACGCTGAACGTCTACGCCTACGGACTGAGCTTCGACTACAACCAGTACGGGCTCTCCTCGGCGGTGCTGATCCTGTTCTTCATGATCATCATCGGTTCCATGTGGCTGCTCACCATGCGCAAGAAAGCGGTAAGCAAATGACCGTCATGACAGACTCCGCCGCCACCACCGCGGACAACCAGCCCCGCCGCCGCCGCAAGCCCCTGGCCACCCGCGCCTACAAAGTGTTCCGCGTGGTGGCGCTGGTCCTGGTGGTGCTGTTCCTGCTGGCCCCGCTGTTCTGGATGCTCCTGGCGTCGCTGAAGACCAACGTGGACATCTACGACACCGCCAAGGCCTTCATCTTCTCGCCCACTTTCGAGAACTACGCCAACGTGCTGCAGCGCAACAACTACTTCGTCTTTGTGGTCAACAGCTTCTGGGTGGCTTTCGTCTCCACTGCGCTGTCGATCGTCCTGGGCGTCCCGGCTGCCTACGCGATGAGCCGGTTCACCATGCACCGCTCCGCGCTGGTGGTCCTGATGGCCCGCGTCATCCCGGGCGTCTCACTCCTGGTTCCCTGGTACTACGTCTTCTCCAACCTGCGGATGGTTGGCAAGTTCGAGGTGCTGATCCTCAGCCACATGTTCGTGGCGCTCCCGCTGATCGTGTACATCATGATGAGCTACTTCGATTCCCTGCCGCTGGAGCTGGAGGAGTCGGCAGAGGTGGACGGCCTTACGCCGATCGGGGCGTTCCGGCTGATCACGCTTCCGCTGGCGGTGTCCGGCATCGCCACGGCCGGCATCCTGTCCTTCATCTTCTCGTGGAACAACTTCATGTTCGCGCTGGTGCTCTCCGGTGCCAAGACCAAGACGCTGCCGGTGGCGATCTTCGACTTCGTCTCCTACGCCAGCATCGACTGGGGCGGGCTGATGGCCGCGGCGACAGTCGTGACCATCCCCATCATGATCATCGCGCTCTTCACGCAGAAGTACATCGTCTCCGGCCTGACGGCCGGCGCAACCAAGGGTTAGGAACCGCCGCGTGACCGTCATCAGCCGGATCGAAACATTCCTGGTCCCGCCCCGCTGGCTCTTTGTCCGGGTGGAGACCGAAAGCGGCATCGTGGGGTGGGGCGAGGCAACCTGCGAGGGCCGCAGCGAAACTGTGCGCACCGCCGTCGAGCAACTCTCGGAACTGCTCATTGGCAGGGACGCCCTCCGGATTGAAGACCACTGGCAGGTGATGACCAAGGGGTCCTTCTACCGGGGCGGACCCATCCTGGCCAGCGCCGTTTCCGGCCTGGACCAGGCCCTCTGGGACATCGCCGGCAAGCACTTCAACACCCCTGTGCACCAGCTCCTGGGCGGCCACGTCCGCGACCGGATCCGGATGTACGGCTGGGTGGGCGGTGACGAACCGAATGAGGTGGCCGACCAGATCAGCGCCCAGCTGGAGGTGGGCCTCACGGCCGTGAAAATGAACGCCAGCGGCCGGATGAGCCCGGTGGCCTCGGTGGCGGAGATCGACGGCGTCATCCGCCGTGTTGCCGCGGCGCGCCAGGTCCTGGGCGACCACCGGGACGTGGCCGTGGACTTCCACGGCCGCTTCAGCCTGGCCAACGCCAAACGGGTGGCACCCCTGCTGGAGCCTTTCCGGCCCTTCTTCCTCGAAGAGCCGGTGGTCCCGGAGAACACCCACCTGCTGCGGGAATTCACCTCCTCCACCACCACGCCGGTGTCCACAGGGGAGCGGCTGTACAACCGGCAGGAGTTCCTGCCCGCCCTGCAGGCCGGTATTGCCGTGGCGCAGCCGGACCTCTCGCACGCCGGCGGCATCACCGAGGTCCGCAAGATCGCCGCCCTGGCCGAGGTCTACGAAGTCCAGCTGGCACCGCATTGCCCGCTGGGACCTCTGGCGCTCGCCGCCTGCCTCCAGGTCGGTTTTGCCACGCCCAACTTCCTCATCCAGGAGCAAAGCATCGGCATCCACTACAACCAGGGCGCCGAAGTCCTCGACTACGTGGTGGACAAGACCCCCTTCAAGTTCGTGAACGGCCACATCGAACGGCTCACCGGACCCGGGTTGGGCATCGAAATCGATGAAGCCGTGGTCCGGGCAGCGGACAAGCGCGGCCACGCCTGGCGCGGTCCGGTGTGGCGCCACCCCGACGGATCCTTCGCAGAATGGTGAACCCTATGACATCCCAGAATCCAGCCGTTACCCCTGCCAGCCTGCTGGCCGGCATCCGGCAGGCCCGCCTTGTCGGCATTGTCCGCGGGAACGACGGCGGTGCTGCCGCCAAGGCCGCGCTGGCGGCAATGGAGGAGGGTTTCCAGTACGTGGAGATTGCCCTCACCACGCCCAACGCGCTGGAGGCCATCCGTGAGGTCCGCGCGGCTGCCCCGGCCGGCTGCCTGGTGGGCGCCGGCACCGTCCTCAGCGAGGCCGACGTCGAACGTGTCACCGCAGCCGGCGGCCAGTTCATCGTTACGCCCTCCCTGGCACCCTCGATCAGTGAGGCAGCTGCCGCCGGCATCCCGGTCCTGGCCGGGGCGCTGACGCCCAGCGAGGCCTATGAGGCGATGGAACGCGGCGCCACCGCCATCAAGCTGTTCCCGGCGTCCATCGGCGGGCCCGGCTACCTGAAGGCCGTGCGGGATCCCTTCCCGGACATCCCGTTCATCGCAGTGGGAGGGGTGGGGCTCAGTGAAGCCACCGGTTACTGGGAAGCCGGCGCCATCGCCGTTGGACTGGGCGGGCCCCTGTTCGGCACGTCAGCGTCAGGTGGGGACCTGACGGAAATGCGGGACCGCGCGCGCAGCTTCCTGGGCCTTGCTGCCGAATTCGCAGCCAGGACCGGTACCGGCTCATGACTGCTGGTACCGAATCCGCCCCGGACCGCCCCGCTCCGGTGGACCTGCTGACCTTCGGCGAATCCATGGTCTCGCTCCGATCAACAGGGCCCCTGGCCAACGGCGGCACGCTGAACATGCAGGTGGCCGGGGCGGAATCGAACGTTGCCATTGGCGTCGCACGCCTTGGCCACACTTCCGCCTGGGCCGGGTCTGTCGGCGCTGATCCGCACGGCGAATTCATCGTGAAGCAGTTACGGGGCGAGGGCGTCCGGCTGCACCACGGCGTCCATGCGGAGCGCAGCACCGGGGTGATGTTCCTGGAACAGCGCACCGCCGACCTCAGCAGGGCCTTCTACTACCGTGCCGGTTCGGCGGGGGCCACCATTTCACGTCATCATGTGGCCGCCGCGCTGGACCAGGGCGCCCGGATCCTGCACCTGACCGGCATCACGCCTGCACTTAGTGCCGAGGCGCGGGACGCCGCGGAGTACGCCGCCGGACGAGCTGCCACCGAAGGGATGGTGGTCTCCCTCGATGTCAATTACCGCAGCAAGCTCTGGTCCCGGGACCAGGCACGGGCGGTGCTGGGACCCTTGGCGCGGCACGCCACCATCGTTGTGGCGTCCGACGACGAACTGGACCTGATTGCCCCACCCCAGGCGGGGAGCGGCGCGGCAGGGCGTCCGGGCGATACCGGCGCCAGCGACGAAGCCACTGCCGACGTAGAGGCTTGTGCAGCCAGGGGGCTGCTGGAGGCCGGAGTCCGGGAAGTGGTGGTAAAGCGGGGCGCCGCGGGCGCCGCCGTCTATACAGCCGAGGGCCTTCTCGAAGTGCCCGCCCTCGCCGTGACCTGCCTGGACACCGTCGGGGCCGGCGACGCATTCACCGCCGGCTACCTTTCGGCTCTGCTCGGCGGTGCAGAAGTTCCCGAACGCCTGCACCGCGGCATCCTTGCCGGCGCCTTCGCAGTCAGCACCCGCGGCGACTGGGAAGGGCTGCCCCGTCCCGATGAACTTGCCCTGCTCGATGCCGCCAGGGGCAGCACCCAGCGCTGACCCCCGCCGGGCACATAATTCCCACAGGTCCTGCCAACTCCAACCCGAAAGCCAGCCATGAAGATTGTCGCCGCTGATGTGTTTGTGACCAGTCCCTCACGGAACTTCGTCACCCTCCGGATCACCACTGAGGATGGGGTGACCGGTATTGGTGACGCCACGCTGAACGGTCGCGAGCTGGCGGTTGCCGCGTATCTGCGGGAGCATGTGGCGCAGTTGTTGATTGGGAAGGATCCGCATCGGATTGAGGATACGTGGCAGTTCCTGTACCGGAGTGCGTATTGGCGGCGGGGTCCGGTGACGATGGCGGCGATCGCTGCGGTGGATATGGCGTTGTGGGATATCAAGGGCAAGCTGGCGGGGATGCCGGTGTATCAGCTCCTCGGTGGTGCTTCCCGGAGTGGGTTGCGGGCGTATGGGCATGCGTCGGGGGCCGATATTGAGTCGTTGTTTGATTCGGTGCGCGAGCATTTGGAGTTGGGGTATAAGTCGATCCGGATCCAGACGGCGGTGCCGGGGATCAAGGCTGTGTATGGGGTGGCGGCGCAGGCGCAGGCGTCGGGGGAGCGGTATGACTATGAGCCGGCGGGGCGCGGTGCGTTCCCGGTGGAGGAGGACTGGGACACCAGGGCGTATTTGCGGCACCTGCCGGGGGTGTTTGAGGCGGTGCGGAATGAGTTCGGTCCGGAGATCCCGTTGTTGCATGATGGGCATCACCGGATGACGCCGATCCAGGCGGCGAAGCTGGGCAAGGCGTTGGAGCCGTATGACCTGTTCTGGTTGGAGGACTGCACGCCGGCGGAGAACCAGGAAGGGCTGCGCCTGGTGCGCCAGCACACCATTACGCCGCTGGCGATCGGGGAGATCTTTAATACGGTGTGGGATTACCAGACGCTGATCAAGGAGCAGCTGATTGATTATGTGCGGGCGGCGTCCACGCACTTTGGCGGGATCTCCCCGTTGAAGAAGGTGATGGATTTCGCGGCGCAGTACCAGATCAAGTCCGGTTTCCATGGGCCGACGGATATTTCCCCGGTGGGGTTCGCGGCGCAGCTGCACGTGGGGTTGGCCATCCATAACTACGGGATCCAGGAGTACATGCAGCACTCGGTGAAGACCAACGAGGTGTTCGAGCAGTCCATGACGTTCGTGGACGGGTACCTGCACCCGGGCGACAAGCCGGGCATCGGCGTGGAGTTCAACGAAGAAGCCGCCGCCGCTTACCCGTACCAGCAGGCCTACCTGCCCTACAACCGCCTCGTCGACGGCACCGTCCACGACTGGTAGGCCCTTCCCGTTGACCCCGCCGCCAGCCGGTGTGAGGATGGCGCCATGAACCAGATCGCCGCCTTCTACACCGGCCCCGGGAGGCTTGTAGCGGCCATCAGCGCTGCCCTGGACGCGGCCGGTGTGGACCGCGCAACGCTGCGGCCGGCCGATCTCGCTGCTGTTGACGAGTTCCACATCCGTGGCCGCAGGGCAACCCTGGAAATCGTGGAAGCACTCGGACTCACAGCCCAGTCCCATGTGCTTGACCTCGGCAGCGGACTGGGAGGTCCCGCGCGGACGCTCGCCGAGCTGACAGGGTGCACCGTCACCGGTGTCGACCTCACCCCGGAATTCTGCCAGGTGGCGGCCGCGCTCTCGGAATGGACAGGCCTGTCCCACCGCACCCGTTTCCAGGTGGGGGACGCAACAGCCACCGGTCTTCCCGACGGGTCCGTCGACGCGTCACTAAGTGTGCATGTGGCCATGAACATCCCCAACAAGCACGCGCTCTATGCGGAAGCCTTCCGGGTCCTTCGGCCGGGCGGCCGGTTCGTGGTTTATGACGTTCTGCAGGGTGAAGGCGGGGCAGTGCACTACCCGGTGCCGTGGGCTGCTGGCCCCTCGACAAGCTTTCCCGCGACCCTGGAAGACATGCTCGAACTCCTCCCCGCGGCAGGTTTTGATGTGATCTCGGAAGTCGACTCGTCGGACGAGAGCCTTGCCTGGTTCCAGCAGATGCTCGCCAAAATCCAGCGGGACGGGCCGCCACCAGTGACCTTCGCGACCTTCCTTGGCGAGAGCTTCGCTCAGATGACTGCCAATCAGGTAGCCAACCTCGCCGAACGGCGCATCCGGACCGTCATGTTCGTGTGCTCAAGGCCGTCCTGACGGGTTGGAAACCTTTGAAGCCGGGCGGCGTCTACTCCGCAGCACCCCACAGCGCTTTACGGAGCAGTCGCTTCAACTCCTGCGACTCCTCCCCGGACAGCACCGCAAGCTGATTCAGCTCCGCAACATCCATGGCAGCGCGGGCCTTGGCGTGCATCTTCCGCCCCTCCGCGGTGGAGACGATGATTTTGGCCCGTCGGTCCTGCTTTCCCTGCGCGCGCTCCACAAGGCCCCGCCATTCCAGGTCGTCCACCAGCGTGGACACTTGGCCCGGCTCAAGGTTCAGGAACTCGGCGACCTCGCGCGGAGTCGGCTCAAGTCCACTGCAAGCCAGCGCCAGGATGGAGAAGGAACGCTCGCGGAGTGCAAAGTCTGCCAGTGCCCGTTTGTTGAGTCCTGCTCCCCTTTCATGCAGCCGGGCGAGCAGGACGCCCATGTCGCTGCCCATCCTGGATGCCGCGAGGCGCGGGGGCTGAATTTCGGTGCCCAAGGCGGCCATCACAACTCCGGTTTTGGTAAAACAATCGTCGACTTATCGAAGGATCCAAATTTTCATGAATCGCGGGTGGGAACCGACATCGGCAGAATCTCGGGCAGGCGGCAGCATGTGATGGGGCCCGCCGTTGTTACCGTTCACGGTCATCAATTGGCGGAACCATCCCAGCCGGTGCCAGCATGGTTGGATGCTTGAGGCAACTAAACCCCAGAATTCCCCGGATGGGGCACCCGTCAACCCTGCGCTGGAAGCGGAAAGCAGGATCGCCCGTATCGCCGTGACGGTGTTCCCCATCCTGGTGGTGGCCGCAGGCATCATCGGCTTCCTGCTCCCCGGAGTCTTCAAGCCCATTGCCCCCAGCGTTCCGTACCTGCTGGGCATCATCATGTTCTGCATGGGCCTGACGCTCACGCCACCCGACTTCGCCGCGGTGGCCAAGCGCCCGTGGGCGGTGGCCCTGGGCATCGTTGCCCACTACATCATCATGCCCGGAGCCGGCTGGCTGATCGCCGGGGCCCTCAACCTTGAGCCCGAGCTGGCCGTCGGCGTCATCCTGGTGGGCTGCGCCCCCTCCGGAACGGCCTCCAATGTGATGGCCTTCCTGGCCAAGGGCGATGTTGCCCTCTCCGTAGCGGTTGCCTCCGTTTCCACGATCATCGCACCGATCGTCACCCCGCTGCTGGTCCTGTTCCTGGCCGGTTCGTACCTTCAGATTGATGCGGCCGGCATGGTGGGGGACATCGTTAAGACCGTGCTGCTGCCGGTGGTTGCCGGCCTCCTCGCCCGGCTGTTCCTCAAGAAGCTCGTCGCGAAGGTGCTGCCGGCACTGCCGTGGGCGTCCGCCGTCGTGATCTCCCTGATCGTGGCCATCGTGGTGGCCGGCAGCGCCAGCAAGATCATCAGCGCCGGGGCCATTGTGTTCCTCGCCGTGGTGCTGCACAACGGCTTCGGGCTGGGCCTGGGTTACCTGGCCGGCAAGCTGGGCCGGCTGGACGACAAGGCCCGGCGTGCCCTTGCCTTCGAGGTGGGCATGCAGAACTCGGGCCTGGCCGCCACGCTGGCCACTGCGCACTTCACCCCGCTGGCCGCACTCCCGTCCGCCGTGTTCTCGCTGTGGCACAACATCTCCGGCGCCATCGTGGCTGCCTGGCTGGCCCGGCGTCCGCTCCAGGACAAGCGCGAAGACAGGACAAGCGCCAGCCTCACAAAACAGGCCTGACCACCGCGATCACCTGTCCACTCACAGGAAAAGCCCGTTTCCCCTCCCCGATTGTGGGTACAGAATCGGGTGGGACAACGTCGTCTTACGCGGTCCCGCCAGTTCCGGACAGGAGATGGACAGATGACTCGGATTGACCGAATAGCTGAACCATGGGGGACAAGGACGCCGTACGGCAGCGGCGGTGATTGGCCGGTCAGGGTGGACACGCACCTGGCCGAGGGGGTGGCTCCGGAGGACGTGGACCGGTGGGTCCAGACGGCGTCGCTCCTCCACTCAAACGGTGACGCCATGGATATCGCCGTCAAGGACAACCGGATCGTCGGGGTGCGCGGCCGGGCCGTGGACCGCGTCAACCACGGCCGGCTGGGCCCGAAGGACCTGTACGGCTGGCAGGCCAACGCGTCCCCTGACCGCCTCACCAAACCCCTT
Encoded here:
- a CDS encoding carbohydrate ABC transporter permease, translated to MSVLNPPRSARTRRAGGPAGAGGNFSAWANRHRKWLFAAPAMIFVGVLIIFPLAWTLYLSLTDSQGSVRAATEFIGLQNYLTVLSDTERFWPAVGRTLAFTGVALAFEVVLGMGIALLLWRPFRGEKWVRVAILLPLVATPVAVGMMWRLIFDPNIGFVNQLLGMVGIPPQPWLSGQDTALGTTIFMDVWQWTPMVVLILLAGLTSLSDEPDEAARVDGANAFQRFFYITLPLMMPTVIVAILLRGIDALKTFDILYATKGKGGGSFHEVETLNVYAYGLSFDYNQYGLSSAVLILFFMIIIGSMWLLTMRKKAVSK
- the dgoD gene encoding galactonate dehydratase, with product MTVISRIETFLVPPRWLFVRVETESGIVGWGEATCEGRSETVRTAVEQLSELLIGRDALRIEDHWQVMTKGSFYRGGPILASAVSGLDQALWDIAGKHFNTPVHQLLGGHVRDRIRMYGWVGGDEPNEVADQISAQLEVGLTAVKMNASGRMSPVASVAEIDGVIRRVAAARQVLGDHRDVAVDFHGRFSLANAKRVAPLLEPFRPFFLEEPVVPENTHLLREFTSSTTTPVSTGERLYNRQEFLPALQAGIAVAQPDLSHAGGITEVRKIAALAEVYEVQLAPHCPLGPLALAACLQVGFATPNFLIQEQSIGIHYNQGAEVLDYVVDKTPFKFVNGHIERLTGPGLGIEIDEAVVRAADKRGHAWRGPVWRHPDGSFAEW
- a CDS encoding bifunctional 4-hydroxy-2-oxoglutarate aldolase/2-dehydro-3-deoxy-phosphogluconate aldolase, with amino-acid sequence MTSQNPAVTPASLLAGIRQARLVGIVRGNDGGAAAKAALAAMEEGFQYVEIALTTPNALEAIREVRAAAPAGCLVGAGTVLSEADVERVTAAGGQFIVTPSLAPSISEAAAAGIPVLAGALTPSEAYEAMERGATAIKLFPASIGGPGYLKAVRDPFPDIPFIAVGGVGLSEATGYWEAGAIAVGLGGPLFGTSASGGDLTEMRDRARSFLGLAAEFAARTGTGS
- a CDS encoding carbohydrate ABC transporter permease — translated: MTVMTDSAATTADNQPRRRRKPLATRAYKVFRVVALVLVVLFLLAPLFWMLLASLKTNVDIYDTAKAFIFSPTFENYANVLQRNNYFVFVVNSFWVAFVSTALSIVLGVPAAYAMSRFTMHRSALVVLMARVIPGVSLLVPWYYVFSNLRMVGKFEVLILSHMFVALPLIVYIMMSYFDSLPLELEESAEVDGLTPIGAFRLITLPLAVSGIATAGILSFIFSWNNFMFALVLSGAKTKTLPVAIFDFVSYASIDWGGLMAAATVVTIPIMIIALFTQKYIVSGLTAGATKG
- a CDS encoding sugar kinase, which encodes MTAGTESAPDRPAPVDLLTFGESMVSLRSTGPLANGGTLNMQVAGAESNVAIGVARLGHTSAWAGSVGADPHGEFIVKQLRGEGVRLHHGVHAERSTGVMFLEQRTADLSRAFYYRAGSAGATISRHHVAAALDQGARILHLTGITPALSAEARDAAEYAAGRAATEGMVVSLDVNYRSKLWSRDQARAVLGPLARHATIVVASDDELDLIAPPQAGSGAAGRPGDTGASDEATADVEACAARGLLEAGVREVVVKRGAAGAAVYTAEGLLEVPALAVTCLDTVGAGDAFTAGYLSALLGGAEVPERLHRGILAGAFAVSTRGDWEGLPRPDELALLDAARGSTQR
- a CDS encoding MarR family winged helix-turn-helix transcriptional regulator, which codes for MAALGTEIQPPRLAASRMGSDMGVLLARLHERGAGLNKRALADFALRERSFSILALACSGLEPTPREVAEFLNLEPGQVSTLVDDLEWRGLVERAQGKQDRRAKIIVSTAEGRKMHAKARAAMDVAELNQLAVLSGEESQELKRLLRKALWGAAE
- the manD gene encoding D-mannonate dehydratase ManD, whose translation is MKIVAADVFVTSPSRNFVTLRITTEDGVTGIGDATLNGRELAVAAYLREHVAQLLIGKDPHRIEDTWQFLYRSAYWRRGPVTMAAIAAVDMALWDIKGKLAGMPVYQLLGGASRSGLRAYGHASGADIESLFDSVREHLELGYKSIRIQTAVPGIKAVYGVAAQAQASGERYDYEPAGRGAFPVEEDWDTRAYLRHLPGVFEAVRNEFGPEIPLLHDGHHRMTPIQAAKLGKALEPYDLFWLEDCTPAENQEGLRLVRQHTITPLAIGEIFNTVWDYQTLIKEQLIDYVRAASTHFGGISPLKKVMDFAAQYQIKSGFHGPTDISPVGFAAQLHVGLAIHNYGIQEYMQHSVKTNEVFEQSMTFVDGYLHPGDKPGIGVEFNEEAAAAYPYQQAYLPYNRLVDGTVHDW
- a CDS encoding bile acid:sodium symporter family protein — translated: MLEATKPQNSPDGAPVNPALEAESRIARIAVTVFPILVVAAGIIGFLLPGVFKPIAPSVPYLLGIIMFCMGLTLTPPDFAAVAKRPWAVALGIVAHYIIMPGAGWLIAGALNLEPELAVGVILVGCAPSGTASNVMAFLAKGDVALSVAVASVSTIIAPIVTPLLVLFLAGSYLQIDAAGMVGDIVKTVLLPVVAGLLARLFLKKLVAKVLPALPWASAVVISLIVAIVVAGSASKIISAGAIVFLAVVLHNGFGLGLGYLAGKLGRLDDKARRALAFEVGMQNSGLAATLATAHFTPLAALPSAVFSLWHNISGAIVAAWLARRPLQDKREDRTSASLTKQA
- a CDS encoding class I SAM-dependent methyltransferase, producing MNQIAAFYTGPGRLVAAISAALDAAGVDRATLRPADLAAVDEFHIRGRRATLEIVEALGLTAQSHVLDLGSGLGGPARTLAELTGCTVTGVDLTPEFCQVAAALSEWTGLSHRTRFQVGDATATGLPDGSVDASLSVHVAMNIPNKHALYAEAFRVLRPGGRFVVYDVLQGEGGAVHYPVPWAAGPSTSFPATLEDMLELLPAAGFDVISEVDSSDESLAWFQQMLAKIQRDGPPPVTFATFLGESFAQMTANQVANLAERRIRTVMFVCSRPS